In one window of Candidatus Protochlamydia phocaeensis DNA:
- a CDS encoding ABC transporter permease: MKRLSMPSNKYEVEAQQSGRLRRIKALIVKEFYQIIRDPSSMLISLVLPLILLFVYGFGVSLDLNHLRLGLVLEDTSPDAQSFAQSLMDSRYFDVRLARDSRQVVDDLIRGSIRGIVVIPSYFSSFRQRPSSIAPIQVIADGSEPNTASFAQNYVLGAWQNWLQQQQISEHLQGLALVRAQPRFWYNEELESRNFLIPGSLAIIMTLIGTLLTALVVAREWERGTMEAMMATPVSIVEILIGKLVPYFILGMISMNMCVFIASFIYHIPLRGSLLLLWVVTGVFLLTALGIGLLISTLAKNQFVAAQAAMVAAFLPGFILSGFIFEIASMPLIIQMVTYLIPARYFVSSLQTIFLVGNIWELILPNILIMLFIGILIFLITARKTVKRLD, translated from the coding sequence ATGAAGAGGCTCAGCATGCCCAGCAATAAATATGAGGTGGAGGCGCAGCAAAGCGGTCGTCTGCGACGCATAAAAGCCCTCATTGTCAAAGAATTTTATCAAATTATTCGCGATCCAAGCAGCATGCTGATCAGTCTTGTTCTTCCTCTTATCTTACTTTTTGTCTATGGCTTTGGCGTTTCTTTGGATTTAAATCATCTACGCCTCGGGCTTGTTCTGGAAGATACGTCTCCCGATGCTCAAAGCTTCGCCCAATCTTTAATGGACTCTCGCTATTTTGATGTGCGGCTTGCGCGCGACAGCCGGCAGGTGGTCGATGACTTGATTAGGGGATCTATCCGGGGCATCGTCGTGATTCCCTCTTATTTCTCCTCTTTCAGGCAGCGCCCATCGTCTATTGCTCCGATTCAAGTCATTGCAGATGGCAGTGAGCCCAATACGGCCAGTTTTGCACAAAACTATGTGCTGGGAGCTTGGCAGAACTGGCTGCAGCAGCAGCAAATTAGCGAGCATTTGCAAGGGCTTGCCCTTGTGCGTGCGCAGCCCCGCTTTTGGTATAATGAGGAATTGGAAAGCCGCAATTTTCTCATTCCCGGTTCGCTTGCCATTATCATGACGTTAATCGGGACTCTTTTAACTGCTTTGGTCGTTGCCAGAGAATGGGAAAGGGGAACGATGGAAGCAATGATGGCGACGCCTGTCAGCATTGTGGAAATATTAATAGGCAAACTTGTCCCTTATTTTATTTTGGGAATGATTTCCATGAATATGTGCGTCTTCATTGCGTCTTTTATATACCATATTCCTTTGAGGGGATCTTTGCTTCTTTTATGGGTTGTGACAGGGGTATTTTTGCTCACAGCTCTTGGGATTGGCCTGTTGATTTCCACGCTTGCTAAGAATCAATTTGTAGCTGCTCAAGCAGCCATGGTCGCCGCTTTTTTGCCGGGATTTATTTTGTCGGGATTTATTTTTGAGATTGCCAGCATGCCATTGATCATTCAGATGGTGACCTATCTCATTCCCGCCCGCTATTTCGTGTCAAGCCTGCAGACTATTTTCCTGGTCGGCAATATATGGGAATTGATCTTGCCCAACATACTGATCATGTTGTTCATTGGCATATTGATATTTTTGATAACGGCTAGAAAAACAGTTAAGCGATTGGATTGA
- a CDS encoding ABC transporter permease: MIGRIVTLIIKEILAVWRDKKSRTVLIIPPLVQLFIFSFAATLDVKNVPIGIFNLDNGRESYELLQRFHGSPTFNKIIYLHSIDDISRYIDTQRVVMVVHIDEQFSRNLNAGKTADIQLILDGRKSNTAQIVQGYAANIIQQYSKDFANNAGIHMQATELIGRNWFNPNLLYYWFNVPNLCGILTMLVGLIVTALSVARERELGTFDQLLVSPVMPIEILIGKTLPAIIIGMIEGTIIILAAVFIFEVPLTGSIWTLYLSMFVFISSIVGVGLFVSSLSMTQQQAILGTYVFMSPAVLLSGFATPIENMPSWLQPITLINPLRYFLVIIKGIFLKAMPLYMVWQNIWPMAIIAFFTLTGAAWFFRRGLQ, encoded by the coding sequence ATGATAGGGCGCATTGTCACTTTGATTATTAAAGAGATTTTGGCGGTTTGGAGAGATAAGAAAAGCCGTACAGTTCTTATTATTCCTCCTCTCGTTCAATTATTTATTTTTTCCTTTGCAGCGACGCTGGACGTCAAAAATGTTCCCATCGGCATTTTCAATCTGGATAATGGCCGGGAATCGTATGAGCTCCTGCAGCGCTTTCACGGGTCTCCCACTTTCAATAAAATCATTTATTTGCATTCAATCGACGATATCAGCCGGTATATCGATACCCAAAGAGTTGTCATGGTCGTCCATATTGACGAGCAGTTCTCTAGAAATCTCAATGCCGGCAAGACTGCCGATATCCAGCTCATTTTAGACGGGCGAAAGTCCAATACAGCGCAGATTGTTCAGGGATATGCGGCCAATATTATCCAGCAATATAGCAAAGATTTTGCCAATAATGCCGGCATTCACATGCAAGCGACCGAGTTGATCGGACGCAACTGGTTCAATCCCAACCTACTTTATTATTGGTTCAATGTACCCAATTTATGCGGTATATTGACCATGCTGGTGGGATTGATTGTCACTGCATTATCAGTAGCCAGGGAAAGAGAGCTGGGCACTTTCGATCAGCTATTGGTTTCCCCGGTTATGCCCATTGAAATCTTAATTGGGAAAACGCTTCCAGCCATCATTATCGGCATGATAGAAGGAACGATCATCATTTTAGCTGCCGTTTTTATTTTTGAAGTGCCTTTGACCGGCTCCATATGGACGCTCTATTTAAGCATGTTCGTTTTTATCAGCTCCATTGTCGGTGTGGGGCTTTTTGTTTCTTCCTTGTCGATGACACAGCAGCAAGCTATCTTGGGAACATATGTATTCATGAGTCCCGCTGTCTTGTTATCGGGATTTGCCACTCCCATTGAAAATATGCCGTCTTGGCTGCAGCCCATCACCTTGATTAATCCTTTGCGTTATTTTCTCGTCATCATTAAAGGTATATTTCTCAAGGCCATGCCTCTTTACATGGTTTGGCAAAATATCTGGCCCATGGCCATCATTGCTTTTTTTACTTTAACGGGCGCCGCCTGGTTTTTCCGCCGAGGCTTGCAATGA
- a CDS encoding Nramp family divalent metal transporter, with protein sequence MNEIKADSIDHELKDLNRTPSLREVYQTISVSKEWPWWRKMLAFAGPGYLISVGYMDPGNWATDLAGGSRFGYALLSVIFLSNLMAMLLQHLSAKLGVVTGRDLAQACRDHYSAPINYVLWVLSEIAICACDLAELIGSAIALKLLFGIPMLGGVCLTALDVLIIMSLQNKGFRYLEAFILALILIIAVCFGLEIFFSQPDFTAIAKGFIPHSDILLNSEMLYVAIGILGATVMPHNLYLHSSIVQTRKYDQTHIGKRETIKFVTIDSTVALSFALFINASILIIAAAVFHKAGHHELADIQEAYQLLTPLLNAPLASTIFALALLAAGQNSTLTGTLAGQIVMEGFLNIRMRPWLRRLLTRMLALIPAIAALAIYGEQSATQLLIISQVVLSLQLSFAIIPLVLFTSDRSKMGLFANSWWIQALAWSTTALIIFLNGKYLLDFLFSLL encoded by the coding sequence ATGAATGAAATAAAAGCAGATTCTATAGACCATGAATTGAAAGACCTCAATCGCACGCCTAGTTTGCGCGAAGTCTATCAAACGATCTCTGTTTCAAAAGAATGGCCATGGTGGCGCAAAATGCTGGCCTTCGCCGGCCCTGGATACCTTATTTCAGTCGGTTATATGGATCCGGGCAATTGGGCGACTGATTTAGCCGGAGGCTCTCGTTTCGGCTATGCTTTATTGAGCGTCATTTTCTTATCTAATCTGATGGCTATGCTACTGCAGCATTTGAGCGCTAAGCTTGGAGTCGTTACCGGCCGCGATTTGGCGCAAGCCTGCCGCGATCACTATTCGGCGCCTATCAATTATGTATTATGGGTTTTAAGCGAAATTGCCATTTGCGCATGCGACCTGGCCGAATTAATCGGCTCTGCTATTGCGCTTAAGCTGCTATTTGGCATTCCCATGCTGGGAGGCGTTTGCCTGACGGCTTTAGATGTCTTGATTATTATGTCCTTGCAGAATAAAGGGTTTCGCTATCTGGAGGCCTTTATTTTGGCTTTAATTCTCATCATTGCCGTGTGTTTTGGACTGGAAATTTTCTTTTCGCAGCCGGATTTTACAGCCATTGCAAAGGGCTTTATCCCTCATTCGGATATTTTGTTGAATTCCGAGATGCTTTATGTGGCGATTGGCATTTTAGGAGCCACCGTGATGCCGCATAATCTTTACTTGCATTCCTCTATTGTGCAAACGCGCAAATACGATCAGACGCATATAGGCAAGCGAGAGACCATTAAATTTGTGACCATTGATTCGACTGTGGCGCTTTCCTTTGCTTTGTTTATCAATGCGTCCATTTTAATTATCGCTGCAGCGGTTTTTCATAAGGCCGGGCATCATGAACTTGCTGATATTCAAGAGGCTTATCAGTTGCTTACTCCTCTGCTCAATGCGCCTTTAGCTAGCACAATATTTGCTTTGGCCCTCTTGGCTGCAGGCCAGAATTCTACCTTGACCGGAACATTGGCTGGTCAAATCGTCATGGAGGGTTTTTTAAATATTCGCATGCGTCCATGGCTTCGGCGTCTTCTCACACGGATGTTGGCATTGATTCCTGCAATTGCGGCCTTGGCCATTTATGGCGAGCAATCGGCGACGCAACTGCTGATCATCAGCCAAGTGGTGCTTAGCCTTCAACTCTCATTTGCCATCATCCCATTAGTTCTTTTTACAAGCGACCGCTCTAAGATGGGCCTCTTTGCCAATTCCTGGTGGATTCAGGCTTTGGCGTGGAGCACAACAGCCTTGATTATCTTTCTCAATGGCAAATATTTGCTAGATTTTCTTTTCTCTTTGCTTTAA
- a CDS encoding DUF58 domain-containing protein, with amino-acid sequence MSRRRGICDKKGVPKANKPNFSMPLSTKDALSHIRRLQIKVSRNVNDLFAGIYRSAFKGKGLEFEDVREYQPGDDVRSIDWNVTARSQTPYIKNFREERELTVILMVDISASARFSHTPHLKSEWIAEIGALLAFSAIKNQDKIGLLLFSDEIELYLRPRKGVKHVLRVIRELLYFQPQHKGTNLKKALAFLGRVQKRQAICFLISDFLCADYSHEINLIAKRHELIAIQVYDSYETNFPNLGLLTLRDLESQQFCLVDTSDANVQKHFQEKADQRQLALKHTMEKAKADLITLHSDESYTLALQQFFKYRGRKR; translated from the coding sequence TTGTCAAGAAGACGTGGGATCTGTGATAAGAAAGGCGTACCCAAAGCCAATAAGCCTAATTTTTCTATGCCTTTATCAACTAAAGACGCGTTATCCCATATCCGTCGCCTTCAAATTAAAGTTTCACGCAATGTGAATGATCTATTTGCAGGCATTTACCGCTCGGCCTTCAAGGGCAAAGGCCTGGAATTTGAAGATGTTCGCGAATATCAACCAGGCGATGACGTGCGCAGCATCGACTGGAATGTCACCGCCCGCTCGCAAACGCCCTATATCAAAAACTTCCGCGAAGAAAGAGAATTGACGGTTATCCTCATGGTCGATATCTCCGCTTCAGCCCGCTTTAGCCATACGCCGCATCTTAAAAGCGAATGGATTGCAGAAATCGGGGCCCTCCTTGCTTTTTCGGCCATCAAAAATCAAGACAAAATCGGCTTGCTCTTGTTCTCCGATGAAATAGAGCTTTATTTGCGCCCTAGAAAAGGTGTCAAACATGTGCTAAGGGTCATTCGAGAATTGCTTTATTTCCAACCCCAGCATAAGGGGACCAATTTAAAAAAGGCGTTGGCTTTTCTGGGGCGTGTACAAAAGCGGCAAGCCATCTGTTTTTTGATCTCAGACTTTTTGTGTGCAGATTATAGCCATGAAATCAATCTCATCGCCAAGCGGCATGAATTAATTGCCATTCAAGTCTACGATAGCTATGAAACGAATTTTCCTAATTTGGGACTCTTAACATTGCGAGATTTAGAGTCGCAGCAGTTTTGTCTGGTCGATACATCGGATGCTAACGTGCAGAAGCATTTCCAAGAAAAGGCCGATCAACGGCAACTAGCCCTGAAGCATACCATGGAAAAGGCCAAAGCTGATTTAATTACCCTTCATTCCGATGAGTCATATACACTAGCTCTCCAGCAATTTTTTAAATATCGAGGACGCAAGCGGTGA
- a CDS encoding AAA family ATPase: protein MNQETRSIPSLIQEAQTKIDQIKRELGKVVIGQTHLINGLLIGLFADGHLLLEGVPGLAKTLAATTFARIIDCEFKRIQFTPDLLPADLIGTPIYNPKEGTFSVKKGPIFTNILLADEINRAPSKVQSALLEVMQEKQVTISGETFQAPRPFLVLATQNPIEQEGTYPLSEAQTDRFMMKIKLTYPKREEEKEILNRMGTLGPLPAVSPVLKIEEILSLRQLVDSIYLDEKVADYILNIISATRHPEQFQLNDLEGLLEYGASPRATLALKEASKAHALLAGRYFVTPQDIKEICRPVLRHRLLLSYEAEAENLSSDDIIDRILQGIPVP, encoded by the coding sequence ATGAATCAAGAGACCCGCTCTATTCCCTCCCTGATCCAGGAAGCGCAAACTAAAATCGATCAAATCAAACGTGAATTAGGGAAAGTCGTAATTGGACAAACTCATCTTATCAATGGCTTATTGATTGGACTATTTGCAGATGGCCACCTTTTATTAGAAGGCGTGCCAGGACTCGCCAAAACATTGGCAGCCACGACCTTTGCCCGTATCATTGATTGTGAATTTAAGCGCATTCAATTTACACCCGATCTTTTGCCTGCCGATTTAATCGGCACGCCTATTTATAACCCCAAAGAAGGAACGTTTAGCGTCAAAAAAGGTCCCATTTTTACCAATATTCTCTTGGCCGATGAAATCAACCGCGCCCCGTCAAAAGTTCAATCAGCGCTCCTAGAAGTCATGCAAGAAAAGCAAGTCACGATCAGCGGTGAAACCTTTCAAGCTCCCCGTCCTTTCTTAGTCCTTGCTACTCAGAATCCCATTGAACAAGAGGGAACCTATCCGCTTTCCGAGGCACAAACCGACCGCTTTATGATGAAAATTAAACTCACATATCCCAAGCGCGAAGAAGAAAAAGAAATTCTTAATCGAATGGGAACGCTTGGCCCATTGCCCGCTGTTTCCCCCGTATTGAAAATTGAAGAGATCTTATCTTTGCGCCAATTGGTCGATAGCATTTACTTAGATGAGAAAGTGGCAGACTACATCCTTAATATCATCTCTGCTACCCGCCATCCCGAGCAGTTTCAACTCAATGACTTAGAAGGACTTTTGGAATACGGGGCTTCGCCGCGTGCAACGCTTGCTCTTAAAGAAGCGTCTAAAGCTCACGCTTTGCTTGCCGGCAGGTACTTTGTCACTCCGCAAGACATTAAAGAGATCTGTCGGCCCGTCTTGCGCCACCGCTTGCTTCTGTCTTATGAAGCCGAAGCGGAAAACTTATCTTCGGACGATATTATCGATCGCATTTTGCAAGGCATTCCTGTTCCTTAG
- a CDS encoding sensor histidine kinase, with protein MLSFRQKIFVSYAAVFFVFIILLFPFVSQWVHRIIVKGMENRASEIIANIKEAPNNEALVRRLKDQKSLIFFRISVISNERKVLYDSHVKRLLGPKFSQDYIINHPEVMEAFQHGVGYKEDYSNLLHQKFSYLAKAFDFHGKTYVLRTAFPHQYMNEITNDFEIGFLGFATAILLMFSLMTWFAIHHLTKPIQKIITAVKPYQAGSQHILPAIDVTSLNPHDDFTKLALTLNSLSARIQNHIDTITHERNEKQAILESLVEGVIAVDVHMVIAYANYMAVKLIGHLQGELVGEPFKILNQTKCYDLLQKCQEENKPLTDTLDLYLEGKRIYLDIVAAPKKNNGGAILVLQDKTAHYKIFEMRRDFIANASHELKTPITVIKGFAEALHDNPGLPRDVQEQITTKIVRSCNRMTALIKDLLTLADIENIPSSRLSECDLFDLSERCRSMVLEAFPDAIIQINKHQEEVNLIADADLLELAIMNLMENAAKYSNRPAKITVNLDDEGDHIKIEVADQGIGIPFVDQEHIFDRFYTVDKAHSQKMGGSGLGLSIVKTIVEKHFGTISLASEIGKGSTFTIKLPKRKLD; from the coding sequence ATGTTAAGTTTTAGACAGAAAATTTTTGTTAGTTATGCAGCGGTCTTTTTTGTTTTTATTATTTTATTGTTTCCTTTTGTTTCACAATGGGTCCATCGCATTATTGTCAAAGGAATGGAAAATCGCGCCTCTGAGATTATTGCAAATATTAAGGAAGCTCCCAATAATGAAGCCCTCGTCCGCCGTTTGAAAGATCAAAAAAGCTTGATATTTTTCCGCATTAGCGTCATTAGCAACGAACGCAAGGTTTTGTATGATTCCCACGTCAAGCGCTTGCTAGGCCCTAAATTTAGCCAAGATTACATTATCAATCATCCAGAGGTGATGGAAGCTTTTCAACACGGCGTTGGCTATAAAGAGGATTATTCCAATTTACTTCACCAGAAGTTTTCTTATTTAGCTAAGGCGTTTGATTTTCATGGAAAGACATATGTGCTGAGAACAGCGTTTCCCCATCAGTACATGAATGAAATTACCAATGATTTTGAAATTGGCTTTTTAGGGTTTGCGACAGCTATTCTGTTAATGTTTAGCTTAATGACTTGGTTTGCGATCCATCATTTAACCAAGCCGATTCAAAAAATCATTACCGCGGTTAAGCCTTACCAAGCAGGGAGCCAGCATATTTTGCCGGCAATTGACGTCACTTCGCTAAATCCTCATGATGATTTTACCAAACTTGCTCTGACATTGAATAGTTTATCAGCCAGAATTCAAAATCATATCGATACCATTACCCATGAACGCAATGAGAAGCAAGCGATTTTGGAATCTCTAGTCGAGGGCGTTATTGCTGTGGATGTCCACATGGTCATTGCCTACGCCAATTATATGGCTGTGAAGCTCATTGGCCACTTGCAAGGAGAATTAGTAGGAGAGCCTTTCAAGATTTTAAATCAGACGAAATGCTATGACTTGCTACAAAAGTGCCAAGAAGAGAATAAGCCTCTCACCGATACGCTGGATCTTTATTTAGAAGGAAAAAGAATTTATCTGGATATTGTTGCCGCTCCTAAAAAAAATAATGGAGGCGCAATTTTGGTCTTACAGGACAAGACAGCCCATTATAAGATCTTTGAAATGCGCCGCGACTTTATCGCCAATGCTTCCCATGAATTAAAAACCCCTATTACTGTCATCAAAGGCTTTGCCGAAGCCCTTCATGATAATCCCGGCCTGCCAAGAGATGTTCAAGAACAAATCACGACAAAAATTGTCCGAAGTTGCAATCGCATGACGGCGCTTATTAAAGACTTGCTGACTTTGGCGGACATTGAGAACATTCCTTCTTCCCGCTTAAGCGAATGCGACCTTTTTGATTTATCCGAACGCTGCCGATCGATGGTTTTGGAGGCCTTTCCCGACGCCATTATTCAAATTAACAAGCATCAAGAAGAAGTCAATTTGATCGCCGATGCAGACCTATTAGAACTGGCTATTATGAACCTCATGGAAAATGCGGCTAAATATTCGAACCGCCCTGCCAAAATTACGGTCAATTTAGATGACGAAGGAGACCACATCAAAATTGAAGTGGCTGACCAAGGAATAGGCATTCCCTTTGTCGATCAGGAACATATTTTTGACCGCTTTTATACAGTTGATAAAGCGCATTCGCAAAAAATGGGCGGTTCTGGGCTTGGCCTTTCCATTGTCAAAACCATTGTCGAAAAGCACTTCGGCACCATTTCGCTCGCCTCAGAAATTGGCAAGGGATCGACCTTCACCATTAAGCTTCCCAAGCGAAAGCTGGATTAA
- a CDS encoding M24 family metallopeptidase: MDYSARLTRLRSLLLPLNSEAILIEHPTHLFYLTGLTLSAGKLLISQQDACLIVDGRYYESCSSGQTLYPVSLLKDASIKDWLADHRIQSLTFDSENTSYQAFLKLSKLAEELQPALSLIPAESPVKQMRLIKDEEEIRCLKQAAHLGYQGYEQVINLLRQGVKEAELAFELEFFWKKRGAQKLAFDSIIAFGVNSSMPHYRAGQTELQSGDHVLIDIGVVYQYYHSDMTRVSYFGTPHPTIQTIYSIVEEAQQKAFDLCIPGTPIGKLDEAARSFITSKGYGEHFTHSLGHGIGLDIHEPPTLRSQGPYANSPLQPGMVITIEPGIYLPGIGGVRLEDTILITDKGYENLTRQRR, translated from the coding sequence ATGGACTATTCCGCTCGCTTAACTCGGCTTCGCAGCCTGCTTCTTCCGTTAAACTCTGAAGCGATTCTCATCGAACATCCCACGCATTTATTTTATTTAACGGGGCTAACTTTATCAGCTGGCAAATTGCTTATTAGTCAACAAGATGCCTGCCTAATTGTCGATGGACGCTACTATGAGAGCTGCTCTTCTGGCCAAACCCTCTATCCTGTCTCTTTGCTCAAAGACGCTTCTATCAAAGATTGGCTGGCCGACCATCGCATTCAATCCCTAACCTTCGACAGCGAAAATACATCCTATCAGGCATTCCTTAAATTAAGCAAATTAGCAGAAGAACTGCAACCTGCCCTCTCTCTTATTCCTGCCGAATCCCCTGTCAAGCAGATGCGCCTTATTAAGGATGAAGAAGAAATTCGCTGCTTGAAGCAAGCGGCCCATTTAGGGTACCAGGGCTATGAACAAGTGATCAACTTGTTACGTCAGGGAGTCAAAGAAGCTGAGCTGGCCTTTGAACTAGAATTTTTTTGGAAGAAACGGGGCGCCCAAAAACTGGCCTTCGATTCGATTATTGCCTTTGGCGTTAACAGCTCAATGCCGCATTACCGCGCAGGCCAAACTGAACTCCAAAGCGGAGATCATGTGCTCATTGATATCGGCGTTGTTTATCAATACTATCATTCTGACATGACCCGCGTCTCTTATTTTGGAACGCCCCATCCCACCATCCAAACCATTTATTCTATCGTAGAAGAAGCCCAACAAAAAGCCTTTGACCTGTGCATTCCCGGAACTCCTATAGGCAAGCTTGACGAGGCCGCCCGCTCATTTATCACTTCAAAAGGATATGGTGAACATTTTACACATAGCTTGGGCCATGGAATTGGACTAGATATTCACGAACCTCCCACCCTTCGCAGTCAAGGCCCCTATGCTAATAGTCCTTTGCAACCGGGCATGGTCATCACCATTGAACCCGGCATTTATCTGCCAGGCATCGGAGGCGTGCGCTTAGAAGATACCATTCTAATTACCGACAAAGGATATGAGAATTTGACCCGGCAAAGACGATGA
- the mutL gene encoding DNA mismatch repair endonuclease MutL yields the protein MTTTSKISILNEQTINKIAAGEVIENPSSVVKELVENSLDAGATEICVEIQGGGRQLIRISDNGCGMSPEDALLCLERHATSKIKEVEDIQDLLTMGFRGEAIPSIAAISKFSLLTCPRLENKQTEGTLVSVEGGKLISSSPAARAPGTTMEVRSLFYNVPVRRKFQKSPSYDAQEILKILSALALGHPSVQFELISDQKSLFKTPLLPAHYTFQESLNKRIETLLGKEFASSLCPLHFEQAPYELKGFIGTPSHHKANRTGQYLFINQRAVYSPFIASAIREGYGTMLGTNRYPVFVLHLHLPGTFLDVNVHPQKKEVRLRQEHLLKTALIEAVQKALRQDQPSFLTLNKEPDRPFPSLSAPYASLLPPPFFQTKKELYVEEEENWEYKANPSYIPPSPSLPPLSSPALPVLPTSPLSSLETPPSVLEPVLQFRTKPTDADPAPFLFDALSEKPAFPTVLTTLVGYIMLDPFSLTTNHCPSLVQKERGGLCLIDQKAAYARICYERLLKQSASQPLPIQHLLVPATMQFSAPEAALLKDHLALLNEMGFSIREFGEHTFVLDAFPAFFQKEHPEAWLSAIVHDLADKQDMRQLQRKKEEQLALAASRASLSSTKRLSHEEAQGLVDQLFACDLPFQCPFGKSTLLYLAPGELAAYFT from the coding sequence ATGACAACAACTTCCAAAATAAGCATTTTAAACGAACAGACCATTAATAAAATTGCAGCAGGCGAAGTGATTGAAAATCCCTCGTCGGTTGTCAAAGAATTAGTAGAAAACTCGCTGGATGCAGGCGCCACCGAAATTTGCGTAGAAATTCAAGGAGGCGGACGCCAGTTGATCCGCATTTCCGATAATGGATGCGGCATGTCGCCCGAAGATGCACTATTATGCTTAGAGCGGCATGCAACATCCAAGATCAAAGAGGTGGAAGATATTCAAGATTTGCTGACCATGGGTTTCCGCGGGGAGGCCATTCCTTCCATTGCCGCCATTTCCAAGTTCTCGCTATTGACTTGCCCTCGCTTAGAAAATAAGCAGACAGAAGGCACGCTAGTTTCTGTCGAGGGGGGCAAATTGATCTCCAGTTCGCCAGCTGCCCGTGCACCCGGCACGACCATGGAAGTCCGATCCCTCTTCTATAATGTACCCGTCCGCCGCAAATTTCAAAAATCGCCCAGCTATGACGCCCAAGAAATTTTAAAAATCTTAAGCGCGCTTGCCTTAGGCCATCCTTCCGTGCAATTCGAGCTTATCAGCGACCAAAAATCCCTTTTTAAAACGCCTCTTCTTCCCGCTCATTATACTTTCCAAGAGAGCCTGAACAAACGCATAGAAACGCTTTTGGGAAAAGAATTCGCTTCTTCGCTTTGCCCTTTGCACTTCGAGCAAGCTCCCTATGAACTAAAGGGCTTTATTGGCACGCCTTCCCATCACAAGGCCAATCGCACCGGCCAGTACCTGTTTATCAACCAACGTGCCGTTTATTCGCCTTTTATAGCCTCTGCCATCCGCGAAGGATATGGGACGATGCTTGGAACTAACCGCTATCCTGTCTTTGTTTTACATCTGCACCTACCGGGAACCTTTTTAGATGTCAACGTCCATCCGCAAAAGAAAGAAGTTCGTCTGCGCCAAGAGCACCTGCTTAAAACTGCTCTAATCGAAGCGGTACAGAAAGCTTTACGCCAAGATCAACCGTCCTTTTTGACTCTCAATAAAGAACCCGATAGGCCCTTTCCTTCCTTATCAGCCCCTTACGCCTCTCTTTTGCCCCCGCCTTTTTTCCAAACTAAAAAAGAACTCTACGTAGAAGAGGAAGAGAACTGGGAATATAAAGCCAATCCCTCTTATATCCCGCCATCGCCCTCTTTACCGCCCCTTTCAAGCCCCGCCCTACCCGTTTTGCCGACAAGCCCGCTTTCTTCCTTAGAAACGCCCCCTTCTGTACTTGAGCCGGTTTTGCAATTTCGCACTAAACCAACAGACGCCGATCCAGCTCCTTTTTTATTTGATGCGCTTTCCGAAAAGCCCGCTTTTCCAACAGTCCTGACCACCCTCGTCGGATATATTATGCTGGACCCTTTTTCCTTAACCACTAACCACTGCCCTTCCCTGGTTCAAAAAGAGCGTGGAGGCTTATGCCTGATTGATCAAAAAGCTGCTTATGCCCGCATTTGCTATGAACGCCTGCTCAAGCAATCAGCTAGCCAGCCTCTTCCCATTCAGCACTTGCTCGTTCCCGCCACCATGCAATTTTCAGCCCCTGAGGCAGCTCTTTTAAAAGACCATTTGGCCCTTTTAAATGAAATGGGATTTTCCATTCGGGAATTTGGCGAGCATACATTCGTCTTGGACGCCTTTCCTGCCTTTTTTCAAAAAGAGCACCCCGAAGCCTGGCTCAGCGCAATTGTGCATGACTTGGCCGACAAGCAAGACATGCGTCAACTGCAGAGGAAAAAAGAAGAGCAGCTGGCCCTCGCTGCAAGCCGAGCATCTTTATCTAGCACAAAGCGCTTATCGCACGAGGAAGCGCAAGGGCTTGTCGATCAACTTTTTGCTTGCGACCTCCCTTTTCAATGTCCTTTTGGCAAGTCAACGCTTCTTTATCTCGCTCCCGGCGAATTGGCCGCTTATTTTACTTAA